In Arachis duranensis cultivar V14167 unplaced genomic scaffold, aradu.V14167.gnm2.J7QH unplaced_Scaffold_71107, whole genome shotgun sequence, a single genomic region encodes these proteins:
- the LOC127744628 gene encoding NADH dehydrogenase [ubiquinone] iron-sulfur protein 2, which translates to MAQEHAHSSAVERLLNCEVPLRAQYIRVLFREITRISNHSLALTTHAMDVGASTPFLWAFEEREKLLEFYERVSGARMHASFIRPGGVAQDLPLGLCRDIDSFTQQFASRIDELEEMSTGNRIWKQRLVDIGTVTAQQAKDWGFSGVMLRGRAT; encoded by the coding sequence ATGGCCCAAGAACACGCTCATTCTTCAGCCGTAGAGAGACTTTTGAATTGCGAGGTACCATTACGAGCTCAATATATACGAGTGTTATTCCGTGAAATAACTCGAATTTCAAATCATTCACTTGCTTTAACTACTCATGCTATGGATGTGGGAGCATCAACTCCGTTCCTGTGGGCTTTTGAGGAGCGGGAGAAATTGTTGGAATTCTATGAAAGAGTCTCGGGAGCCAGGATGCATGCCAGTTTCATACGACCAGGTGGAGTGGCACAAGATCTGCCTCTTGGCTTATGTCGAGATATTGATTCCTTCACACAACAATTTGCTTCTCGTATCGACGAATTAGAAGAGATGTCAACCGGCAACCGTATCTGGAAACAACGATTAGTGGATATTGGTACTGTCACTGCACAGCAAGCAAAGGATTGGGGATTCAGTGGTGTAATGTTAAGAGGTCGTGCGACATGA